CAAAGAACGAATCTACGTGCTGGACAAACACGGGCGGATTCGCATGACGACGGACTCGCTGACCGACGAAGTGGGCTACTCGTCGGACGAGGTCATCGGCCGTCCTGTCACCGACTTCCTGCCGGACGATGCCGTCGAAACGGGTCAACAGCTCTTGGAAGCCCTCGAAAACGACCATCCCGACGCGAGCCGGACGCTGGAAACGAGACTTCTCACTCGCGACGGAGGCGAGATTCCGGTCGAGATCGAGATCTCGTTGCTCCCCGACGACGGCGACTACGCGGAGAGTGTCGGTGTGGTTCGGAATCTGACTGCGTTGGAGGCCGAGCGCGCCCGCTTTCAGAGCCTGTTCGACCGTTCGCCCGACGCCATCGTCGATACGCTCTTCACTGAAGAGGGCCCGGTCGTTCGCGAAGTCAACCACGCCTTCGAAGAGACGTTCGGCGTCGAGGGCGACCGGATTCGCGGCGAGGTCGTCGACGACCATATCGTCCCCGACGGTGTCGACGACGAGGTGACCGGGTTCGGTCCCGACATGGACGAGCAACTCACCGACGCCATCGAGGTCCAGCGGTCGACGGCCGACGGCATCGGGACCTTTCTGTTCCGCGGAGTCACGTACAAACGCACCGCCGAGGGAGCGCGTGCCTTCGGCGTCTACACTGACATCACCGACCGAAAGGCCGACGAACGGTTCATCAAGATGCTCAACCGGGTGCTTCGGCACAACCTCCGAAACGCCGTCAACATCGTCGTCGGCAACCTCCGTCTCTTGGAGTCGTCAGTCGATGGCGACACCGAAACGTACGCCGAGCGGGCACTGTCCGGTGCAGAGCGAATCTCGGAACTCCCCGAACAGGTCAAACACATCGAGCGAGCGTACCAGACCGACGCTACAGCGTTCGAAACCGCTGACCTCGCCCAACTGGTCGAACCCGCTGTCGACCGCGCACGACGGAAGAACCCCGATGCGTGTGTGACAGCCGACGTCCCGGACGTGCGTGTCCGGGGCGACGCGCTCCTCGAGACCGCCCTCGACGAGTTGCTCGAGAACGCCGTCACACACGCCGGAGCTGAACCTACCGTCACCGTCTCGACACACGTCGCCGACGACACCGTCACGCTCCGCGTCTCCGACGACGGTCCGGGGATTCCACAGCTCGAGCGCGACGTCATCACCGGCTACACGGACATCACACAGCTCACCCACAGCCGAGGGCTGGGGCTGTGGGTCGCGTACTACACCGTCACCTCTCTCGGTGGCTCGTTCTCCTTCGACGACCCCGCAACCGTCGTCTTGGAACTCCCGCGTGAGGAATGAGAACACGGTGATGGATGAGGGTCGAGTGAACTGGGGGTGAGAACACGGTGGTTGGCGAGAGTTGAGTGTGGTAGGGTGGTTACGAGAGTGTGGACTGAACCGAGTGTGTGAAACGCTCTGGGGCACCGGTAGCTATACTGTTGGCTATCGTACAGTACGGACGTATGAGTCGTACCGGAGACCGGCCGAACGCTCGCGGCGACGGCGGCGGCGAGCAGTTACTGGACGCCCCCGTGGAGACGACAGACGAGGTGACCATCTACGAGGAGGCAGTCGAACTCGAACGCACGATTGACCTCACTGGTGGTCTCGCCATCGGGGTCGGGACGATGGTCGGTGCGGGTATCTTCGTCTTTCCGGGTCTCGCCGCCGGGCGTGCCGGACCGGCCGCCGCCCTCTCGTTCGCACTCGGGGCCGTCGTGGCCCTGTTGGTCGCGCTCCCGACCTCGGAGCTCGCGACGGCGATGCCACAGAGCGGCGGCGGCTACTACTTCATCTCCCGCGGGATGGGCAACCCATACGGCGCGGTCGTCGGACTGAGCCTCTGGCTCGGGCTGATCTTTGCCTCCGCGTTCTACCTCGTCGGCTTCGGGCAGTACGCCGCCGCCGTCCTCGCCGAGGTCGGCGTCGAACTCGGGTCGGCAGCGGTCGCCACGTCGCTGGCGGTCCTCGTCGGCATCGCGTTGACGGCTGCGAGTATCGTCGGCACCGAGAACACGACGAAACTCCAGAATACCATCGTCACGCTCTTGCTCGGGATTCTCACGGTCTTTCTCGCGTACGGCGGTCTCGACGCCCTCGGCCTCTTCGGTCGGCAGACTGTCCCCGAAACGTTCGCTCCGTTCGGGTTCGTCCCGGTTCTGACGACGGCCGCGTTCGTGTTCACGGCGTATCTCGGCTTCGCGCAGGTCGCGACCGTCGCTGGCGACATCAAGAAGCCGGGGCGTAATCTCCCGCTCGCCATGGTCGGCTCGGTCCTCGTGGTGGCTGTCCTCAACGTTACGACCGTCCTCGTCGCCACCAGCGCGTTCGGCAGCGGTCGGCTCGCGACGTTCGGCGAGACCGCACTCGTCGAGGTCGCACGAAGCTTCGCCGGTGAGACCGGTGCTGTCATCATCCTCTTCGCCGGTCTCCTGGCGACCGTCTCGAGTGCGAACGCCTCGATACTGAGCTCGTCGCGTGCACTGTACGCACTCAGCCGTGACGCGGTCGTCCCCGCGCGTGCAGGGACACTCAACAGGAAGTACAGCACACCGCACGTCGCACTCGCGCTCGCTGGCGGTCCCGTGGTGTTTCTGGTCGTCCTCGGACGCGTCGAGGTCCTCGCCGAGGTCGCTTCGTTCCTCCATCTCCTGATGTACGGACTGATGTGTGTCACGCTCGTCGTCCTCCGACGGCGAGACCCCGAGTGGTACGATCCCGACTTCCGTATTCCAGGCTATCCCACACTGCCGGTGGTCGGGGCACTCGCGAGCTTCGGCCTGCTCGTGTTCATGCAGCCACTGTCGCAGGCGGTCAGCCTCGCGATACTGCTCGGGGCCGCGGTGTGGTACCGGCTCTACGCACCGTCTGTCGAGCTGAAAGGGGTGCTGTGAGGATGACCGACGCCCCATCTGACCGCGCAGCCGACATGACGGTCCTCGTCCCGGTCCGGATTCTCGAAGGCCAACAGATACCGGCGGCACTCATCGACGTCCTCGTCTCGACGCCGGTCGTCCTCCTCGGCTATCATCCGATTCCCGAACAGACGGCTCCCGAGCAGGCGCGGACCGCCTTCGGCGAGCAGGCACGGGCGGAACTCGACCAGTTGGCGCAGGCGTTTACCGACGCCGGTGGCAGCGTCGAGACCCGACTCGTGTTCACTCACGACCCGACACAGACGTTCGAGCGCGTCGCCGCCGACGAGGCCGCCGACGCCGTGCTCCTGCTCAACCCCGCACCGAGCGTCGACCGCATCCTCGTCGCACTCAGCGAGGGTATCAACACCGAGCGAATCACCCGTCTCGTCGCGCTGTTGGCCGGATACTCCGACCGCAGCGTCACGCTGTTTCACGCGGCAGCGACCGAGGAGGACCGCGAGCGCGGCGAACAACTGCTCGACACCGCGACCGACCTCCTCGTCGAGCGGGGTGTCCCGCCCGGAGCGATCACACGCGACGTGACCGTCAGCGACGCACCCGTCCAAGCCATCGTCGACGCGGCCGCGGGCACCGATCTCGTCGTCCTCGGCGAGAGCCGTCCGTCGGTCCGCGAGCTCATCTTCGGCGAACCCTCCGAGCGTGTTGCGGGCCACTCGCTCGCACCGATTCTCGTCGTCCGGCGGCTGCCTGCACTCGACGCTGAGAGCGACGTCACGGCAGCAAGTGACACACCGGACGGAGACGACGCCTGAGACGCCGCTTCTGCCACTCGATTCTCTCGCTGTGGGAACTGGCGAACCGGTTATTCGACTCGTCGTCGAATATTCGTGTATGACTGTCGACGAACTCACAGAGTACGACGTGGTACGGATGACAGCCGAGGAGATGCAGGGATTCCTGTCGAGTCACAGCGTCGGCGTGCTGGGGCTACCGACGGAGGGGGCACCGAGCCTCCGGCCCATGTCGTTTTGGTTCGACGGGGGGTCGACGCTCTACTTGCTCTACATCCTCGGCGAGGGCAGCCGGAAGGCCGACCTGAGCGACCGGGCGGACGTCGCTCGCTTCCTGGTCTACAGTGCCGAGACGATGTTCAACTGGCGGAGCGTCCTCCTCACCGGGACGGTCGACCCTGTTCCCGAAAGCGAGTGGGACGAGCTGCAGGCTGCCGTCGAGGAGGCGTGGCGACCCGACGTGTTCCGGCAGGCTATCACCGACGACAACGTCCGACTCTACGGGTTCGAGATCGCAGACCAGACCGGTCTCAAGTCCGCGGGACTGCCGCCCGCGTTCGAGAAAGGAGCAACTGACGACGGCGGCAAGTGAACGACACGATCCACATAGTTTGTCGGCCACGTCACGGGTTCGTGACAGCTGCTGACCGTCATCGACCCTTGCCGACCGACGCGTCACCTCGAGCTGTTGCCGACCGTTGTCAACCGCTGCAGACCGCTGCGTCGCTTCGGTTCGTGGCTGGTATTGTTCGCGGTTGTCCCTCTTTTACACACTATTATATGCTTGCGGCCCTTCCAGACAGTCATGGAAGCAAACGTCGGCTCCACGGACAAGACAGTTCGAATCCTCGTTGGCGCGGGTGCCGGTATCGCGTCGCTCGCAGTGCTCGCTGGTGCCGTGTCACTCCCGAGCGTCGCATCGCTCCTGCTCGGTGTCGTCGCCGTCCTCCTGCTCGGAACCGCGTTCACCAGCAAGTGCGCGCTCTACTCGGCACTCGGTATCAGCACGCGCTGAGATACGGTCCGCGTCCGGATCATCTCCTTCTCTCACTCTCTCACTCACGCCATCGCTCCCGCAAAAAGACCCGCGTCGCGCCGTTAGGCGTACTGACCGATCAGCGAAACCAACTGCTCCTTCTGTCGAACGCCGACCATCTGCTCGACTGGCTCGCCACCGGCGAACAGATACATCGTGGGCACACCTCGGACGTTGTATTGCTGGGCCAGCTGCTGGTGTGCGTCGACGTCGACCTTCGCCACGACGGCGTCCGTCTCGGCGGCGACGTCGGCGACGATGGGTTCGAGCATCTTACACGGGCCACACCAGTCGGCGTAGAAGTCGACGAGGACGGTCTCACCGCCCGCGACGAGCTCCTCGAACTGCTCGATACTCTCAACGTGGACCGGTTCACTGTGCCCCGCGCTACGTGCTTCGCCTTCTCCGTCCGCTCCTGTGGCATCTAACTGAGCACGAAGCTCGTCCATCTTCCGCTGTCTGATCTGGTCTCGTTCACTCATCGGACACCGCTACGGTTCGCACAGCATTAACAGTTTTGCACAATAAAAACAATATTGTCTACCGTACCCGTCGTTCGATGTCCGCACGCACTTCCAGCGGTGTCATCGGTGCCGGCCTCCGGTCATTGTCCGCCCCGAGGACAGACTCCACGCACGACCCCCAGTGGCGGTGAACGGAAACGCTCTGTCCGAGGTCATCGCTCGGTAGTTGGGGTCCTGTGGGGTAGTCTTGTGAGAAAATACGGAACCCGTTCGCTCGGTGTCGGTGACTCCCCTGGAACTCTGCACGGACTCGGAGCGGATAGCCGACTTTAGCTGAAAGTAGGTGCTAAGCCCCCTTCCTCAACGAGCACCGACCGAAGGGAAGGCGCGAGCAGGGAGGGGATACAGCGCCGCACAGTTCTCATACACAATTCGGTGGCAGGACTACAGACCCACGCAGTCGCAATGTTTTTGCAGTAGAGTAGCATTATATTGGCCGAACCTAATGGAGTACGACCTCGACTCGGGAGCTCACTCGACGTATTCCCTGCACTACCACCTGATACTCACCACGAAGTATCGGCGCGGAGTGCTAACCGAGGAGCGAACCCAATTCATTCACGAGGTCATCAGCGGGTTCACGGACAACTACGGTGTCGAACTGACGAACCTCGACGGCGAGGACGACCACGTACACATCCTGTTCCGAGCGAAACCAACCACGGACCTCGTGAAGTTCATCAACACGGTCAAGGGCGCAACCGCCCGCCGTATCCGCAACGAGTACGCGGACGAACTGAAAACCGAACTGTGGGGCGACTCGTTCTGGAACGACTCGTACTGCCTAATCTCAACGGGGCAGGTGTCGCTGGATGTGCTGAAACAGTACGTCGAGAACCAACGCGAGTAGAATGTACTACGCCTACAAGTACCGTCTCAAGCCGTCCGACGCCCATCGCGAGGAGTTGGACCGCCACCGTGACATTTGTAGGCAACTGTACAACCACACGCGCTACCGCCTCAACGAGTACCAAGACGAACACGATGAACTGCCGTCCATGACCACCCTGCGGTCGGAACTGCCCGACCTCAAGAAGTGGTGGGATGGCCTCTCGGACGTGTACTCGAAGGTTCTCCAAACCGTCGTGGAACGCCTGTTCGACAACCTCAAAGGGCTCTCCAAGCTCAAGGAGAACGGCTACGCCGTCGGTCAACTCAAGTGGAAGCCGCCACGGGAGTTCCGCAGTTTCACGTACAGTCAATCTGGCTTCAAGCTCGACAAGAAGGGCGGTCAGACTGTCTTGTCGCTCTCGAAACTTGCGGACATACCGATCCGGCTCCACCGCTCCATCCCCGACGACGCGAAGCTCAAACAGGTCACGGTTAAGAAGGAACCGACGGGTGAGTGGTTCGCCACGTTCGGCGTCCAAATGGACCCTGAACCACCCGAACCGCCTGCAAACCCCGAGAAGTGCGTCGGTATCGACGTTGGGATTCTCAAGTATGCCCACGACACCGACGGCACGGCGGTCGGGTCGCTCGACCTCTCAGACGAACGCGACCGCTTGGAGCGCGAGCAACGGAAGCTCTCGCGCAAACAGCACGGGTCGAACAACTACGAGAAGCAACGGCGTCGAGTCGCAGAGTGTCACGCCGACCTCCGACGCAAGCGCCGTGACTTCTTGCACAAACTCTCGAACTACTACGCCCGGGAGTACGACCTCGTGGCGGTCGAAGACCTGAACGTGAAGGGGATGATGGAAAGTCCGTCGAACAGCCGCAACACGGCGTCTGCCGCGTGGCGAACGTTCCTCTCGTTGCTCGAATACAAGTGCGAGCGTGAAGGAACGCACTTCGTCGCGGTCAACCCGAGAGGGACGACCAAGGAATGCGCGTCATGCGGCGTTTCGACCGACAAGCCGTTGTGGGTCCGTGAACACTCCTGTCCCGCCTGCGGGTTTGAGGCGGACAGGGACGCAAATGCGGCGTGGAATATTCTTTCTCGCGGTCTGCAAGAAGTAGGAGTGGGATACTCCGAATCAACGCCTGTGGAGACTGCGCTCCCTGTGGATGCACCCGTATCTGCAAAGCGCGTCGTGGAAGCAGGAAGCCCTACCCTCAAGGAGCGAACGGCGTCAGCCGTGAGCGAGTAGGATCGGGTAGTTCACGTGCGTCCGGACTGTAGCTTCCGGTAATGGCTACCAGTGTCACCGTGGCGTGTGCGGACTGTCCGTACACCGAGGTGTACGACTCTCTGCGGGTCGCGCGGACCGCACTCGACGAGCACGAGCAGGCAACGGGCCACCGGGTCGACTGGCAGATCGGCCGACTGTCGACGGGTGTCGAACGCGCCGGTTCCGATGCCGGTGTCTGCGGTCTCGACGACTGTAACCCCGAATCGCCGCTGGTGCACGACTGGGACGAGTAACCCTTCCCGCTGGCACCGACCGTGACTTCGAGACCTCCGCTGTCGCGACTGGAACCTGTGACGGTACTCTGCCGACCGGGCCGACTACACGGAGCGACACCCAGTCGAAACGTGGGTCCCACACGTTCGAACTGGGCCGGTCGCTTCCACAGTTTGTCGGTGGGTAATCGGCTGCGTGTCTGCCAGTGGCTTGCAGTGTTTTCCCACTACTACGTTCTCCAGCGACCGCATCGGTCGCTCGCCGGTCGAACGCCGGTTCGGAAGGCTCTGGACACTCTCTTATCTCCCAAATCGCATTCCGCTCACACTCCGTCTCGGTGACGGCGCGGTTCGCCAACCGCACTCAGTGCGAAGATAATTGGATATTGTGCTGTCGTCAACGGTCCGAACAGATTCCAGAACTTTTGTCTACTTATCAGTGCGGAAGTCGTACTGAACCGAGTATCATTACGGTGTGAATCAGAAAATCACGAGTTTGACGGTGCAATTACAGACGAAAGATATGCTTGGTTCGATCTCAATTTTCACCGAGGTGATACGGCGACCCGTCGGCTGATAGGAAATATAACGCCTGTTTCGATTACTGCCCATTCCCTCCTACAGACTATCTCTGTAAAAAACGATATCCAACAAGTTCCATTTCTTCCCTTTAGAGGGTTATCTCGACTTTCCCATGCATCTCACGAGCGGAACGACCGACGAAGACGGTGTTTTCGCCCTGGGGGACTGTCCACCCGTCCTGGTCGTCGTAGAACGCGAAGTCCGACCGATCAAGGGTCACCGTCACCGTCTCCTGTTCGCCTGCAGCGACCGATACTGCCTCGAACGCGACCAGCTCGCGCACGGGCGTCGGAGCCGATTCGGTGGCCTTGTTGACGTACACTTGCACGACGTCTTTCCCCTGGCGAGTCCCCGTATTCCGCACGGGCAGTGCTACGGTGATCTCGTCTCCGTTGTCGGAGAGCGACGGCTCGCCGTACTCGAAGCTCGTGTACGAGAGTCCGTGACCGAATGGGAACAGCGGCTCGACGTCGTGTTTGTGGAAGTAGCGGTAGCCGACGAAGACCCCTTCGTCGTACCGTACCTCGTCGTCGACACCGGGGAACGTCGCCTCGCTGTCAGTCGGATAGTCGTCGGTCGAGCGGCCGAACGTCATCGGGAGCCGGCCACCCGGCTCGGCGTCTCCGAACACCAGATCGGCCAGTGCGTCACCGTCCGCCTGTCCCGGATACCACGTTTCGAGGACGGCGTCGACCGACTCGAGCCACGGCATCGTCACCGGGCCGCTCGTCCGAAGGACGACGACCGTCCGCTCCGCCGCTGCGGCCACGGCAGTGATGAGTTCGTCCTGCTGGCCGGGGAGTCCGAGTCCGTCTCTGTCGACGAACTCCGTGGCGTCGTCCTGTGCGACGACGACAGCACAGTCGGCGTCGGCAGCAGCGTCGACCGCGGCGTCGATACTCGTCTCGCCGGCGTCGACCTCGTCGGCCTCGTCGAAGAACGTCGACTCGGTGATCGGCGGAACCCCCCGTTCGAAAATGACGTCGACATCCCGAGCGTCGAGTCTCTCGACCGGCGACGTCTCGACGAACGCGGAGACCTCCGAGGAGCCGCCACCTCCGAGCTTCGGGGTGTCCGCGTTCGGCCCGAGCACGGCGATCGATTCCACGTCCTCCAGCGGTAACGTCCCGTCGTTCTGGAGCAGGACCGCACCCTCGGTGGCGATATCGCGCGCGAGCGTTCGGTGTCCGGGTGTGTCGAGCGCGCCCTCGGGCCGCTCTTCGAAACAGCCGATCGACACCATTCCACGGAGAAGCCGCTCGACTTTTTCGTCGATGACCGCTTCGTCGACGTCGCCGGACTCGACAGCCTCCCGGAGCGGCTCGCCGAACAGTGCTGCGACGTCGGGGATCGGGGGGAACGCGTCCGGGAGATCCTCGACGTCCATGTCGACGTCGTCCGGGGCGAACGCTTCGGGTTCGACACCGGGCATCTCGATATCGAGACCCGCGCGTGCGGCCTCGACCGTACTGCGCGTGCCCCACCAGTCCGAGACGACGAACCCCTCGAAGCCCCACTCGTCTTTCAGCACATCGGAGAGCAGATATTCGTGGTCACTCATGTGAGTTCCGTTGACCCGGTTGTACGCGGTCATCACCGACGTCACGTCCGCCTCCTGGACGGCCGCCCGGAACGGTGGCAGGTAGATCTCTCGGAGCGCGCGTTCGCTGACTTCGGCACTGACCTCGTAGCGGTTCGTCTCCTGGTTGTTCGCCACGTAATGTTTGACCATCGCGGCGATGTCCTCGGATTCGATGCCCTCGATCGTTCCGACAGTAATCCGCGCAGCGAGATGCGGGTCTTCGCTGTAGTACTCGAAGTTCCGACCGCCCAGTGGTGCTCGGTGGATGTTGACGCCGGGTGCGAGGATGACGTCCTGTCCGTGGGCGGCCGTCTCCCTGGCGAGTGCCGTCCCGAACTGCCGCGCGAGCGACGGTCGCCACGACGCGGCGAGCGCGACCGATGCGGGAAACGCCGTCGCCCGCTCGCCCATCGCCCGCACACCGAGCGGTCCATCGACCATACGTAGCGGAGGGACGTCGAGGCGGTCGACTCCGGGAAGATAGCCTGTGGCTTTCCCGTCCGGGTCGACGGAGCCGTGAAGGAGCTGTATCTTCTCTGAGAGCGTGAGTTCGTCGACTAACGACGGGATGTCGGGTGACATTCGTGTATAGCCTCTTACGGAACACGCTTTTGTGTTTCTACTACCGATACAGACGGACTACTCTTCGGACGACCCAGAGACTGGCAGCCGTGTCGGGGCCATCCTACGCGGCTATCACTCTCCCAACAACCCCGACCGGCATTGCCGGATATTCCACGTCTCTGGCCCCTAGTCTCTGGTCTCTGACTCTGCCGACGAGCACCGTCCACGGCCACAGAGTCGCGTATCTTTTTGTAGTCGCGTCTCACCCGTTCGTGATAGATGGAGCACGTCACTGTCCATGAGGGAGTCACCTACGCCGACCGTCCAGCGGGCGAGATGAAACTCGATCTCTATCTGCCGGAGCGTGAGAACCCGCCGCTCGTCGTCTACGTCCACGGTGGCGGCTGGATCGCAGAGACGCGAGCGAACATCCCGGAGCCCGAACAATACGCCGCCGAGTGGGGAGTCGCCATCGCCAGCGTCAGCTACCGTCTTCAAGAGGCTCCCGACGGGTCGGACGTCAAGGAGATGTACGACCCCGAAAACCCCACGCCGAGGGGACAGTTCCCCGACCACTTCGTCGACGTGAAAGCCGCGATCCGGTGGCTCCGTGCCCACGCCGACGACTACGGCTACGACGCCGCCGCCGTCGCCGTGTGGGGAGCGTCCGCGGGCGGCCATCTCGCCCTCCTCGCGGGCGTCGTCGACGACGTGACCGACCTCGGAGACGCCTTCGCCGACAAGGTGGAGCAGACCGTCGCCTCCGACGAATCGGGTGCCGTCCAAGCGGTCGTCAGCTGGTACGGCGTCGCCGACTTCACCCTCACGGACGACGTCGAGGGCATCATCCCGCTCCTGATGGGCGGCTCCCAGTCCGAGTACCCCGACAGATACGAACAGGCGAGTCCCGTCACGCACGTCACCCCGGACAGTCCACCGACGCTGTTGATGCACGGCCGCGAGGACGAGGTGGTGGACGTCGAGCACAGCCGCCGGTTCTTCGACGCTCTCGACGAGGTGGCTGTGGACGCGATCCGATACGAGCTTCACGACCTGAACCACGTCTGGGTCGAGAGCGTCGAGGACATCGAGTCCGAACGCGTCGGGATGGAGTTGCTCGCGGCGGACCCAACGCACCCACAGTCGGTCTACGAGGCGACGCACGTCGAGACCGGTGGGTCGCCGGACCCGCTCGTGGCGGACCTCCCACCCGCCGGTCCCGAGGCCATCCAGCGGTTCCTCGAACGCACGATCGAGTAAACGGACTCCGCGCGACCCGACGTGACGGCGTGTTATCCCTGCGTCACGTCGTCTTCCCAGTTCCACGGCCCGTGGCCGGCGTCGATCACGCGGTGTTGGCGGTCGATCGAGTCGATCAGCGCGATGTCTTCCTCGTCGAGGTCGAGGTCCAACGCGGCGAGGTTCTGGACCATGTGTTCGCGGCTGCTGGCCTTCGGAATCGCAGCGACGTTGTCGTGTGAGAGAATCCACGCCAGGCTCACCTGTGGGGGTGTGGCGTCGTGCTTCTCCGCGACGTCACGGATTTCGGGGACGTCGAACACTTCGCCCTGTGCCAGCGGCGAGTACGCGACGAAGGTGTAGTCGTGTTGCTGGGCGTGGGCGACGAGTTCCCGCTGCGGCAGTAGCGGATGCATCTCTGCTTGGTGGGCGTACAGCGGGGCGTCGAGGACGGCCATCGCCTCGTCGAGCAGGTCGGGAGTGAAGTTCGAGAGTCCCACGTTGCGGGTCTTGCCAGCCTCGT
The sequence above is a segment of the Halogranum gelatinilyticum genome. Coding sequences within it:
- a CDS encoding aldo/keto reductase — encoded protein: MSREDLPRLGLGTYSDDNREQWRDNVRTALDVGFRHVDTAHVYENEQYVGAGIRESDVARDDIWLSTKTVHHDVPSSVEQVPAAIDGCLDRLGVDFVDLLYVHWPSGIYDHETVLPAYDDAYEAGKTRNVGLSNFTPDLLDEAMAVLDAPLYAHQAEMHPLLPQRELVAHAQQHDYTFVAYSPLAQGEVFDVPEIRDVAEKHDATPPQVSLAWILSHDNVAAIPKASSREHMVQNLAALDLDLDEEDIALIDSIDRQHRVIDAGHGPWNWEDDVTQG
- a CDS encoding alpha/beta hydrolase, encoding MEHVTVHEGVTYADRPAGEMKLDLYLPERENPPLVVYVHGGGWIAETRANIPEPEQYAAEWGVAIASVSYRLQEAPDGSDVKEMYDPENPTPRGQFPDHFVDVKAAIRWLRAHADDYGYDAAAVAVWGASAGGHLALLAGVVDDVTDLGDAFADKVEQTVASDESGAVQAVVSWYGVADFTLTDDVEGIIPLLMGGSQSEYPDRYEQASPVTHVTPDSPPTLLMHGREDEVVDVEHSRRFFDALDEVAVDAIRYELHDLNHVWVESVEDIESERVGMELLAADPTHPQSVYEATHVETGGSPDPLVADLPPAGPEAIQRFLERTIE